A window of Streptomyces broussonetiae genomic DNA:
TGGGCGGTGAAGCTCCAGGTGAAGTACGCCCGGATCGCCGATGCCGTCGCCACGCTCTCCGGCGGCAACCAGCAGAAGGTCGTCCTCGCCAAATGGCTCGCCACCCGCCCGAAGGTGCTCATCGTGGACGAGCCGACGCGCGGCATCGACGTCGGCACGAAGGCGGAGGTGCACCGGCTGCTGTCCCGGCTCGCCGCCGACGGCGTGGCGGTGCTGATGATCTCCTCCGACCTGCCCGAGGTCCTCGCCATGGCCGACCGCGTGCTGGTGATGCACGAGGGCCGCATCACCGCCGAGATCCCCCGCTCCGAAGCCACCGAGGAGACCGTGATGGCCGCAGCCACCGGGAGGGGCGCCGCATGACGGAGACCGTGCCGGACCGGGCCCCCCTCGCCGAGACGCCCCCATCCAGTGGGACCCGGCTGGTCGAGCGTGTCCTGCGGATGCGTGAACTCGCCACCCTCGTCGTCCTCCTGGTGATGATCGCGGTCACCCAGGCGGGCAACAGCGAGTTCCTGTCCGAGCAGGGCATCAAGGATCTGCTGCTGAACGCCACGATCCTGGTGCTGGTCGCCACCGGCCAGTCCCTCGTCGTCATCACCCGCAACGTCGATCTGTCGGTCGGCTCCACCCTCGGCATCACCGCCTTCGCCGCCGGTTCCTGTCTGCAGGACGGCCGGAACGCCGTCGTCGCGATCCTCCTCGCCGTGGCCCTCGGCACCGGACTCGGGCTGCTCAACGGCCTGTTGGTCAGCATCGGCCAGGTGCCCGCGCTGGTCGTCACGCTCGGCACCCTGTACGTCATCCGGGGCGTCGACTCCATCTGGGTCGGCTCCCGCCAGATCACCGCGGCCGACCTGCCGGGCGGCTTCGTCGACTTCGGCTCCGGGGGCGTCTTCGCGATCCCCTGGCTCGCCGTCATCGCCCTGGTGGTCCTCGTTGCCACCGCCTACTACCTCAAACACTTCGCCGGCGGACGGGAGTTGTACGCCCTCGGCTCCAACCCGGAGGCCGCCCGGCTGGCCGGTATCCCGGTGCGCCGTCGGATCCTGGCCGCCCACACCTTCTGCGGCGCGCTCGCCGGACTTGCCGGGGCGATGTATCTCGCCCGGTTCGGCAACGTCGACTCCGGTACCGCAAACGGCTACGAACTCACCGTCGTCAGCGCGGTCGTGGTCGGCGGTGTCGTCTTCACCGGCGGCTCGGGCAGCGTCTACGGCGCAGCCCTCGGAGCCCTGCTGCTCACCTCCGTCAACAGCGTGCTGCCCGCGCTCGGCGTCAACTCCGTGTGGGTGCTCGCCATCAACGGCGTCCTGCTGCTCCTCGCGATCGCCGTCGACCGGGTCGTCGCGCTGCGGGTGGCCGCCGCCCTCAAGAAGAAGTCGCAGCGGCACAGGCCCGCCCTGCCCAAGGAGAACGCCGGTGTCTGAGTCACTGACCCGCGCCGTCCGCTGGGACACGGTCGTCGGCGCGCTCCTCGTCGTCCTGTTGCTGGTGTCGTTCGGCTTCGTGGACGGTTTCGGCAACGCGCTGAATCTGTCGTTCCTGATCGGCAACACCCTGCCCATCGCATTGATCGCCCTGCCGATGACCCTGCTCGTGGTCTGCGGCGAGATCGACCTGTCGGTGGCGTCCACCGCCGGGCTGTCCGGGGCGGTGCTGGGCCGGCTCTGGAACGAGGGCATGGCCATCGAGACGATCATCCCGCTGTGCCTGCTGCTGGGCGTGGTGTGCGGGCTGGTCAACGGCCTGCTCGTCACCCGGCTCGGACTGCCGTCCCTCGCCGTCACCATCGGCACCCTCGCCGCCTACCGGGGGATCGCCCAGATCGTGCTCGGCTCCGACGCGGTCACCGACTTCCCCTCCTCGTACCTGGACTTCGCCTCCGGCCGGCTCGGCACCACGTTCCTGCCGCAGGCGTTCCTGCCCTTCCTGGTGCTGCTCGCCCTCGCCGTGGTGGTGTTGCACGCCACGCCGTTCGGGCGGTCGTTGTTCGCGGTGGGCGCGAGCGAGGAAGCCGCGCGGTTCGCCGGGATCCGGGTCAGGCGGACCAAGTTGGCGCTGTTCGTGGCCACCGGGTTCATGTCGTCGCTGACGGGAGTGTTCTGGGCGCTGCACTACGCCAGCGCGCGCTATGACAACGCCACCGGACTCGAACTCTCCGTCGTCGCTGCCGTGCTGCTCGGCGGGATCGACTTCGACGGCGGCAAGGGGACGTTGGGCGGGGCGGTCGCCGGTGTGTTCCTGCTGGGCGCGCTGCAGAACGTGATGAGTCTGCTGAACGTCTCCGCGCAGTCCCAGACCGTTGTCACCGGTGTGCTGCTGGTGGTTTCTGTGCTCGGCCCCCGGGTCGCACGTCGGATCACCGTCGCGAGAGTGGGCCGCAGAGCCTCCCCGACTGCGACCTCGTAGCCCGTCCCCTCCCTCACAAAGGACCCCCTGCCATGCCCAAGCCGTCCCTGCGCCGCACCTGCGCCGCCCTGGCCGCCGGAACCTCCCTCGCTCTCGCCCTCACCGCCTGCAGCGGTACCACCAAGAACGACGTCAAGAACGACAACAACGCCGCCGCCACCGCCGGCAAGGCGGATCCGCATGCCGTCACCAAGAAGGGACTCACCGTCGGCTTCCTGCCCAAGCAGGTGAACAACCCCTACTTCACCGTCGCCGACAGGGGCGGCGAGAAGGCGCTCACCGGACTCGGCTCGACGTACAAGGAGGTCGGGCCCTCAAGTGCCACCGACACCGCCGGGCAGGTGAGTTACGTCAATACGCTCACCCAGCAGCAGGTGAACGGCATCGCCGTGTCCGCGCAGGACCCGGGCGCGCTGTGCACCGCGCTCAAGCAGGCGATGAAGAACGGCATCAAGGTCGTCACCTACGACTCCGACACCAGTCCCGGCTGCCGCAACGCCTTCGTCTCACAGGCGTCCGCCGAGGATCTGGGCCGTACCGAGGTGCGGTTGCTCGCGCAGCAGATCGGGTACAGGGGCGAGATCGCGATCCTGTCGGCCGCACAGACCGCGACCAACCAGAACACCTGGATCGGGTACATGAAGGACGAGCTGAAGGACCCCACGTACAGGAACGTCAGGCTCGTCAAGATCGCTTACGGGAACGACGACGCCCAGCAGTCCTTCCAGCAGACCCAGGGCCTGCTCCAGGAGCACCCGGACCTGAAGGGCATCATCTCCCCGACCACCGTCGGCATCAAGGCGGCCGCCCAGTACCTGTCCGGCTCCAAGTACCGGGGCAAGGTGAGGCTCACCGGTCTCGGTACGCCCGACGACCTGCGCAAGTACGTCAAGAACGGCACCGTCGACGCCTTCGAGCTGTGGGACCCGGCCAGGCTCGGCGACCTGGCCGCGCGGACCGTGGTCGCGCTGGCCTCGGGGCAGATCACCGGCAGGGCGGGCGAGACCTTCCAGGCGGACGGGACGACGTACACGATCGGCAAGGACGGTGTGATCAACCTGGGGAAGCCGACCGTGTTCGACGCGAAGAACATCGATCAGTTCAACTTCTAGCAGTCCTGGGGATGTTGATGCAGCGCGTGTGCTTCCTGCTCAAGGTCCGGGCGGACCGGCTCGACGCGTACCGCGCACGGCACGCCGCCGTGTGGCCGGAGATGCTCGGCGCCCTGGAGGCGACCGGCTGGCACAACTACTCGCTGTTCCTGCGCGAGGACGGCCTGCTCGTCGGCTACCTGGAGACGGAGGACTTCGCCGCCGCCCGGGCCGGCATGGAGGCCACCGATGTCAACGCCCGCTGGCAGGCGCAGATGGCGCCGTTCTTCGAGTCGCCGGCCGGTACCCGGCCCGACGAGGTCATGAGGCCACTCACGGAGGTGTTCCATCTGCCATGACGGCAGCCGGAAGCGGGGTCGCGGCGCCCCGGGTCACCTCTCCCGGCCGCGCCCGTTCCTCGCGATGCCCGAGGGCGGGCTCCAGCACGGCCGGTCGGGCCGGACCGCGCCGGGGGAGTGGAGCGGCCCGAACGGCGCCTGCACCAGTGCCCACGGCTGCGGCACCGCCCGGAACATGTCCCTGCACGGCAGCGACCACGGCGTCCACGGCCGGGTGCCCCTCGTGGTGGGTACCACCGGCGGGCCCGTGCGTGGCCGGCCACGCCCTTTCGGCATGACGGTAGTGTGAAGGGCCGCCCGCCGTCCCGTTCTCGTCCCTGGAGGTCCTCGCCCGATGACCCAGTCGGTGGGTATCAAGGACGTCGCCCGTGCCGCCGGAGTGTCGGTCGGCACGGTGTCGAACGTCATCAACCGCCCGGACGCGGTCGCCAGTGAGACCCGGGCCCGGGTGCTGTCCGCGATCGACCGGCTCGGCTACGTCCGCAGCGAGTCCGCGCGTCAGCTGCGGGCGGGCCGCAGCAGGATCATGGGCCTGCTCGTGCTCGACATGGGCAACCCCTTCTTCGTGGACGTGGCGCGCGGCGCCGAGCGGGCGGCCCGCGAGGCGGGGCTCGGTGTGATGGTCTGCAACAGTGCGCAGAACGCCGCCGAGGAGGCCGAGTACCTGTCCCTGTTCGCCGAGCAGCGGGTGCGCGGCGTGCTGCTGACCCCGGCCGACGCCACCGGCCGCAACATCGAGACCTTCCGCCGGCACGGCATCCCGTTCGTGCTGGTCGACCGGGTCGCACAGGGTGCGACCGAGTGCTCCGTCTCCGTGGACGACGTGACCGGCGGCGCCCTCGCGGTGCGGCATCTGGTGGACGCGGGCCACCGTTCGATCGCCTACGTCAGCGGACCGGCCGGCCTCAACCAGGTCCGCGACCGCCGTACCGGTGCCCTGAACGCGCTCGCCGAGGCCGGTCTCGGGCCGGGAGCGCTGCGCGAACTGCCCACCGAACGCCTCGACGTCGCGGCCGGCCGGGACGCGGGCGCCCGCCTGCTGGGCCTCGCCGACCGCCCCACGGCCGTGTTCTGCGCCAACGACCTGCTCGCCCTCGGCGTCCTGCAGGCCGTGTACGCGGCGGGTGTGAGCGTCCCGGGCGACCTCGCGATCGTCGGCTACGACGACATCGAGTTCGCCGCGGCGGCGGCCGTACCGCTCACCTCCGTACGGCAGCCGGCCGTCACCATGGGCGCGCTCGCGGCCGAACTGCTCCTCGAGGAGACCGAACAGGGCGAGGGCGGGCAGCCGCACGAGCACCGCCGGGTGGTGCTCCAGCCGGAGCTGGTGGTGCGCCGCTCCAGTCTCGCCGCACGCTGACCGCGAGTTCAGTAAAAACCATGATCTCCGGGGTCGGCCGACGGCCGCTCATGTGCTGAACTGGACCCCCGTCCCATCCGCCCCGGGAGCCCCGTTGAGCCTCAGCTACCGCCAGCCTGGTGTCGTCCTGACCGACCGCCGCTTCACCGTGCCCCTCGACCACGCCGCCCCGGGCGGCGAGACCATCGACCTGTACGCCCGTGAGGTCGTCGCGAGCGACAAGGAGCGGCAGGACCTGCCCTGGCTGCTGTACCTCCAGGGCGGCCCCGGCTTCGGGGCGAATCGTTTCGTCGGCCGTCAGTCCTGGCTCGACCGGGCCCTGAAGGAGTACCGCGTCCTGCTGCTCGACCAACGCGGCACCGGCAGCTCCACGCCCGCCACCCGGCAGACGCTCCCGCTGCGCGGCGGCCCCGCCGAACAGGCCGCGTACCTCGCCCACTTCCGCGCCGACTCCATCGTGCGGGACTGCGAGGCCATCCGCCCCGAGGTCACCGGGGGCGCCCCCTGGACCGTGCTCGGCCAGAGCTTCGGCGGCTTCTGCACGGTGTCGTACCTCTCCCTCGCCCCCGAGGGACTCGCCACCGCCGTCATCACCGGGGGCCTGCCCTCCCTGCACGCCCACGCCGAGGACGTCTACCGCGCGGCCTACCCGCGCGTCGAACGCAAGGTCACCGCGCACTACGTCCGCTACCCGCAGGACGTGGAACGGGCCCGCCGGATCGCCGACCACCTCCTCACCCACGAGGTGCTCCTCCCGAACGGCTACCGGTTCACGGCCGAGGCCTTCCAGTCCCTGGGCCTGATGCTCGGCACGAGCGACGGCAGCCACCGCCTGCACCACCTGCTGGAGGACGCCTTCGTCCGCACCCCGGCCGGCCCGGAGCTGTCCGACGCCTTCCAGGAGCAGGCCCAGTCCCTGCTGTCGTACGCCGGCCACCCCCTCTACGCCCTCGTCCACGAGTCGGTCTACGGCCAGGACGCCCGCCCCACCGCCTGGGCCGCCGAGCGGATCCGCGCCGAGTTCCCGCAGTTCGACGCGGCCAAGGCGCTCGCGGGTGACGCCCCGGTGCTCTTCACCGGTGAGACGGTGCACCCCTGGATGTTCGACGCAGACCCCGCCCTGCGCCCCCTGCGGGAAACGGCCGAACTCATCGCCGCCTGCACGCAGTGGGCCCCGCTGTACGACTCCGCCCGCCTCGCCGCCAACGAGGTGCCGGTCGCCGCGGCGGTCTACCACGACGACATGTACGTCGACACGGCCCACTCCGTGGAGACCGCACGGGCCATTCGTGGTCTGCGGACCTGGGTGACGGACGAGTTCGAGCACGACGGGCTCCGCACGGGGGCGCCCAGGGTGCTGGACCGGCTGCTGGCGCTGACCCGCGACGAGGCGTGAGGCGAACGCCCCGCAAGGGGACACACGCCATGGCTGCTGCGCTGGCGGCGTCGGTTCCTGGAACGGCGTGCGCCGTACGGCCGTCGTCGGCTCCTCCGGGCCCGCGCATGGCGCCGACGCCGGGTCAGTAGGCTGGAGACCATGCCGGAACAGATTGCTGACCTCTCCGACCTGCGCGGTGACTGCGCGGAGTGCTTCGGGCTGTGCTGTGTCGCCCTGCCCTTCGCCGCGTCCGCCGACTTCGCGCTGAACAAGCCCGCCGGCAAGCCGTGTCCGAACCTCCGGGGCGACCACCGGTGCGGCATCCACGCGGATCTGCGGACGAAGGGCTTCACCGGCTGCACGGTCTACGACTGCTTCGGCGCCGGCCAGAAGGTCTCGCAGCTCACCTTCGGCGGGCAGGACTGGCGTACCGGGTCCAAGGAGCACGCCCGGCTGATGTTCGACGTGTTCCCGGTCGTACGGCAGCTGCACGAGCTGCTGTGGTACCTGACCGAGGCGCTCGGCCTGCCCGCTGCCCGGCCCGTCCACCCCGATCTGCGGCGGGCGCTGGAGGAGACCGGGCGACTGACCCGGCTGAGCCCGGGAGAGCTGGCCGTGCTGGACGTGGCCGCGCACCGCCGGCAGGTCAACGTTCTCCTGCTGCGCACCAGCGACCTGGTCCGGGCCGGCGTCACGGGGAGCAAGGGCGGCAAGAAGGGCAAGGGCGGCGGGAAGGACCGGCGGGGCGCGGATCTCGTCGGGGCCCGGCTGCGGGGCGCGGATCTGCGTGGGGCGAGTCTGCGCGGAGCCTGTCTCATCGCCGCCGACCTCACCGGAGCCGATCTGCGCGGCGCGGACATGATCGGCGCCGACCTGCGTGACGCCGACCTGACCGATGCGGACCTCACCGGCGCGTTCTTCCTCACCCAGCCGCAGCTGAACGCTGCGCGCGGCAGTGTCGGAACGCGGTTGCCGGAGTCAGTCGGTCGGCCGGTGCACTGGGCAGCGGGGCACTGAGGCCGGGTCGTGGCGGGTTGCGCTGTCGTCCGTCTGCTGGTTCGTCGTGGTTGATCGGGCGGTTCCGCGCGCTGCCGCGGGGCGCTGGTCCAGGCCCAGCCGCAGTCCCTGCGGCATCACGGTCAGCCGTTCGGTGACGCTCAGCCGGTACGCGGGGTCGGGCCGCAGGTCGTAGCGGCGCAGGAGCAGGCCGAGGACGAGGGTCGCCTCGTGCAGCGCGAACTGGCGGCCGATGCAGGCCCGCGCCCCGGTACCGAACGGCTTGAAGGTGTGCGGCGGGCGGGCGCGTACGGCCCCCGCGTCGAAGCGGTCCGGGTCGAACCGTTCGGCGTCCTCCCCCCACACCTCCGGGTCGCGGTGGAGCATCGGGGTCAGGACGAGCGCCCACGCGCCCCGGCGCATCGGATGGTCGCCGACGAGCAGCGTGTCCTGCAGGGCCTCGCGGGCGAAGGCCGGCGCGGTCGGCCACAGCCGCAGCGACTCGTCCAGGACCCGTCGTACGTAGCGCAGCTTGGCGATCCGGTCGTAGCCGGGCCGCTCGGTGTCGCCCCAGACGCGGTCCACCTCGGCGCGCGCCCGAGCGGCGATCTCCGGATGCCGGGCGAGGTAGTAAAGGGCGAAGGAGAGGGCGCCCGAGGTGGTCTCGTGGCCTGCCACCAGGAACGTGATCACCTGTTTGCGGACGTTCTCGGCCGACAGCCTCTCACCCGTCTGCGGATGCGCCGTCTCGAGCATCCGGTCCAGCAGGTCACCCTCCCCGCCACCGGAGCGGCGACGGGCCGCGACCAGGTCGTCGACCGTGCGGTTGAGGTGGGCCATGTCGGCCGCGTTGCGCCGGGCGGCGGCGCGCAGCATCAGCGGGGCGAGCGGCGCGGGCACGCTGTTCAGGCGCTGGGCGTAGGTGAGGGTACCGACCATCGCGCTGACGAAGGGGTGCGGCCGGTCCCGCTCGAAGGAGCCGAAGTCGTGCCCGAACCCGGTGCGCGCGATCGTCTCCAGGGTCAGCTTGGTCATGTCCCCGGGTACGTCCACCGTGCGCCCGGCCGCCGCCTCGCGGTCCCAGTGGCCGGTCAGCCGCTCGGCGACCGCCAGCATCATCCCGTGGTAGCCCTCCATGGCCTCCCGACTGAAGCCGGGCGCCAGCACGTCGTGCGCCAGCTGCCAGTTGGGCTCGTGGTTGTAGGCGGTGAACAGCCCGTCCCCGGCGAGCGGCCGCAGATTGGCCACCCCGAGCCCGACATGCTTGGCGAACCGGGACTCGTCGGCGAGGTCGGCGGCGAGCGGCGCTCCCCAGACGAACACGAACTCCTTGCCGAAGGCCCTGCGCCGGAAGATGGGGCCCAGCTCGCGCGCGAAGCGCATGGAGTCCTGTATGGGCGTGCGCCGGTTCACGCCGAGGACGTCGCCGAGCAGCGGCACCCGGCGCTGCGGATGCGGGATGCGGTCCAGCTCCGGCCAGCCCAGCTCGGCGCTTCGAAATCCCCTGGGCGGGCCGGTTTCGGCGGTGTGGGTCGTCTCCGGCATCCGAGTCGTCTCCGCCATGACGCCGATCTCCCTTGATCCAGCGGACCGTTGAACCTGTGCCGCGCACATGTTGTACGTGAGTTCAATAACCGGTTCCAGTGTGATCCGGTCATCGAACCGGCGTCAAGGCTTGTTGAACCCGTGTCCAGTAAAGTGAGGGCATGCCCGCGAACCAGGGGGAGCGAGCCCGGCGCCGACTGAGCACCGCGGAGCGCCGTGAGCAGTTGCTGTCGGTCGGCTCCAGGCTGTTCTCGGAGAGTCCCTACGACGAGGTGTGGATCGAGCAGGTCGCCGAGATCGCGGGGGTCTCCCGAGGGCTGCTCTACCACTACTTCCCGAACAAGAGGGACTTCTTCGCGGCGGTCGTGGAGCGCGAGAGCGAGCGGATGCTGCGCATGACGGCCGCCGTCCCGGGCGTGCCGGTGCGTGAGCAGCTCGGTGCCGGCCTCGACGCCTACCTCGGCTACGTCCGGGCCCATGCGCACGGTTTCCGTGCCTTCCACCGCGCCGACGCGGCCGGCGACCAGGTCGTGCGGCGGGTCTATCAACGGGCTCTGGCCGCCCAGGAGAAGCAGATCCTCGCCGCGCTGGCCGCGGATCCCGAGTTCGGGCCGGTCTTCGAGACCGCCCCGCAGGTGCGCCTGGCGGTGCGCGGCTGGCTCGCCTTCACCACGGCCGTGTGCCTGGAGTGGCTGCGCGACGGGGAGTTGACCCAGGAGCAGGTGCGCGATCTGTGCGCCCGGGCGCTGCTGGGCGTCATCGCCTAGTCCCGTCGGGTGCGGGGGTGTGGTTGGCGCGCACCCCGATCTCCGATAGGTTAGGCAAGGCTTACCTAAGGAGGTCTTCGGGATGGGTGACACGCAGGACTGGACGGCCGCACCCGGCGCGGCTCAGCGTGCACGGTCGGTGCTCGCTGCCGCATGGTCGTGCGCGGTGACCGCGGACGGCGCCCGCGAGGAGTACGTCGGCGCGCACACCGTGGCCGACGACGGCACGGTGCGGCTCGCGGTGCCCGACGACAGCGCCCTGCTCACCGCGGTGGTCTGCGCCCCGCGCCAGGAGCCCTCCGCCATGATGGAGTTCGCCGACGTCGCCCCCGTACCGGTGCGCAGCCGGATCCGGGCCCGGCTCTACCTCGCCGGCTGGTTCGCCGCGGACCGCGGCGACCTGCTGTTCCGGCCCACCCGGGTGGTGCTGCGGGAGTCCTGCGGCGCCGTGGTCGTCGGCCTCGACGAGTTCGCCGAGGCCCGGCCCGACCCCCTCGCCACCGCCGAGGCCCGACTGCTGACCCACCTTGCCGACGCCCACCCGGACGCCGTCGAGCGGCTCACCCGCCTGGTGCGCCCCGAGAGCCTGCACGCCGTGACCCGCGTGCTGCCCCTCGCCGTCGACCGGCACGGACTGACCCTGCGCATCGAGCGCACCCGCGCCCACGGCGACGTACGCCTGCCCTTCCATGCGCCCGCCGACGACGTCGCCCAGCTCACCGAGCGCATGCATGCCCTGCTGACCCAGGCCGCTGCCGCCGGCTGCCCCCGGGCGCTACAGCGGCAGCGCGCAGACGGCGACGGGTGAGGCGAACGGCTCGCCCGCCGGGGTGAGTTCGCCGGCCGAGGAGTCGACGTGGAAGACGGTGACCGTCCCCGAGTGCTGGTTCGCCGCGAAGAGCAGGGTGCCGTCCGGCGAGAGGGCGATCTGCCGTGGGAAGTCCCCGTCCACCGGCACCGTGCCGAGCAGCCGCAGCCGGGCCCCGCCGGCCTCGACCGCGTACCGCGTGAGGCTGTTGTCGCCCCGGTTGGCCAGGAACGCGTACCGGCCGTTCGCCGTCACCTGGAACTGCGCCGGGTAGTTGGTGGTGGTGCCGGCCGACCCCGTGGACTGGGGCGCGCCGATCGTCAGGCGCCCGGAGGGAGGGTCGTAGGAGCAGACGACTGCCGTGTCGTCCACCTCGTTGGCCAGATAGGCGTAGCGCCCGCCGGGATGGAAGGTCAGATGGCGCGGGCCCGCTCCGGGCCGGGTGTGCGCCTGTGCCACGTCCTTGAGCGTGCCCTCGGCCTCGTCCAGCCGGTAGGTGTAGACGGTGTCGGTGCCGAGGTCCACCGCGAGGACGTGGCCGCCGTCCGGAGCGGTGATGAACTGGTGCGCGTGCGGCCCCTGTTGACCCGGGCCGGGGGCCGGGGAGGAGTGCGTGACCAGATCGGTGCGCTCGCCGAGGGCGCCGGTGGCGTCGATCGGATGCACGGCGACGCTGCCCGAGCCGTAGTTGGCGCTCAGCAGCCAGCGCCCCGAGGGATGCACCGACAGATGGCAGGGGCCCGCGCCGCCCGTGTTCCGGGTGCCGAGGATCCGCCGGTCCGCGAGACGTACGGCCGTCACGCCGCCGTCGTCGCGCTCGTCCACCGCGTACAGCGTGCGCCCGTCCGGATGCACGGCGAGATACGACGGGTCGGGGATCCCGGTGAGCGTGCCGGAACCGGAGATCCGGCCGGTCACCGGGTCGTAGGAGGTCAGTGCGATGCCGGTGCCGCCGCCGTCGACGGAGGTGTAGGTGCCCACGTACAGCGGACGGGGGCCGGACTGTGCGCGGGGCGGTGCAGCCGAGCGTGGTGCGTCGGCCCGGCGCGGGGAGTCGGGCGGCGGGGCCGCCGGGGACGGCACCACCACCACGGCCGCCGTGCCCGCCACGGCCCCGACGAACCGGCGCCTGGTCCAGCGCCCGCTCCCCGTCTGCGCCTCCGTGTCCATGCCACACCTCAGGTCGTCGCTCGCCCCGGTCGTGACAGCCACCTTGGCCCGTGCCGGCCGCCAAGGGCAAGTACGGCAACGGGGGTTGCACACCATGCAACGAGGGTTACCACTCGCCCTCCTCGACCGGCCGACCAGGCGCGTCCTTGAGTGGTTTCACCTGCCCGGCGGACGGCGCCTGCCAGGGCTCCAGGTCCTCGCCGAGCCAGTCGCCGAACGGTTTGGCCTCCTCGAGGGTGCCGGCCGGGGCCAGGTCCTCGGCGTCACCGTCGTAGTAGCCGTACCAGGGCAGGCCCGCGTTCGTGTACGCCGCCCGGTCCACCGGTGACGGC
This region includes:
- a CDS encoding ABC transporter permease yields the protein MTETVPDRAPLAETPPSSGTRLVERVLRMRELATLVVLLVMIAVTQAGNSEFLSEQGIKDLLLNATILVLVATGQSLVVITRNVDLSVGSTLGITAFAAGSCLQDGRNAVVAILLAVALGTGLGLLNGLLVSIGQVPALVVTLGTLYVIRGVDSIWVGSRQITAADLPGGFVDFGSGGVFAIPWLAVIALVVLVATAYYLKHFAGGRELYALGSNPEAARLAGIPVRRRILAAHTFCGALAGLAGAMYLARFGNVDSGTANGYELTVVSAVVVGGVVFTGGSGSVYGAALGALLLTSVNSVLPALGVNSVWVLAINGVLLLLAIAVDRVVALRVAAALKKKSQRHRPALPKENAGV
- a CDS encoding ABC transporter permease — translated: MSESLTRAVRWDTVVGALLVVLLLVSFGFVDGFGNALNLSFLIGNTLPIALIALPMTLLVVCGEIDLSVASTAGLSGAVLGRLWNEGMAIETIIPLCLLLGVVCGLVNGLLVTRLGLPSLAVTIGTLAAYRGIAQIVLGSDAVTDFPSSYLDFASGRLGTTFLPQAFLPFLVLLALAVVVLHATPFGRSLFAVGASEEAARFAGIRVRRTKLALFVATGFMSSLTGVFWALHYASARYDNATGLELSVVAAVLLGGIDFDGGKGTLGGAVAGVFLLGALQNVMSLLNVSAQSQTVVTGVLLVVSVLGPRVARRITVARVGRRASPTATS
- the rhaS gene encoding rhamnose ABC transporter substrate-binding protein — encoded protein: MPKPSLRRTCAALAAGTSLALALTACSGTTKNDVKNDNNAAATAGKADPHAVTKKGLTVGFLPKQVNNPYFTVADRGGEKALTGLGSTYKEVGPSSATDTAGQVSYVNTLTQQQVNGIAVSAQDPGALCTALKQAMKNGIKVVTYDSDTSPGCRNAFVSQASAEDLGRTEVRLLAQQIGYRGEIAILSAAQTATNQNTWIGYMKDELKDPTYRNVRLVKIAYGNDDAQQSFQQTQGLLQEHPDLKGIISPTTVGIKAAAQYLSGSKYRGKVRLTGLGTPDDLRKYVKNGTVDAFELWDPARLGDLAARTVVALASGQITGRAGETFQADGTTYTIGKDGVINLGKPTVFDAKNIDQFNF
- a CDS encoding L-rhamnose mutarotase, which gives rise to MQRVCFLLKVRADRLDAYRARHAAVWPEMLGALEATGWHNYSLFLREDGLLVGYLETEDFAAARAGMEATDVNARWQAQMAPFFESPAGTRPDEVMRPLTEVFHLP
- a CDS encoding LacI family DNA-binding transcriptional regulator, with translation MTQSVGIKDVARAAGVSVGTVSNVINRPDAVASETRARVLSAIDRLGYVRSESARQLRAGRSRIMGLLVLDMGNPFFVDVARGAERAAREAGLGVMVCNSAQNAAEEAEYLSLFAEQRVRGVLLTPADATGRNIETFRRHGIPFVLVDRVAQGATECSVSVDDVTGGALAVRHLVDAGHRSIAYVSGPAGLNQVRDRRTGALNALAEAGLGPGALRELPTERLDVAAGRDAGARLLGLADRPTAVFCANDLLALGVLQAVYAAGVSVPGDLAIVGYDDIEFAAAAAVPLTSVRQPAVTMGALAAELLLEETEQGEGGQPHEHRRVVLQPELVVRRSSLAAR
- a CDS encoding alpha/beta fold hydrolase, with the protein product MSLSYRQPGVVLTDRRFTVPLDHAAPGGETIDLYAREVVASDKERQDLPWLLYLQGGPGFGANRFVGRQSWLDRALKEYRVLLLDQRGTGSSTPATRQTLPLRGGPAEQAAYLAHFRADSIVRDCEAIRPEVTGGAPWTVLGQSFGGFCTVSYLSLAPEGLATAVITGGLPSLHAHAEDVYRAAYPRVERKVTAHYVRYPQDVERARRIADHLLTHEVLLPNGYRFTAEAFQSLGLMLGTSDGSHRLHHLLEDAFVRTPAGPELSDAFQEQAQSLLSYAGHPLYALVHESVYGQDARPTAWAAERIRAEFPQFDAAKALAGDAPVLFTGETVHPWMFDADPALRPLRETAELIAACTQWAPLYDSARLAANEVPVAAAVYHDDMYVDTAHSVETARAIRGLRTWVTDEFEHDGLRTGAPRVLDRLLALTRDEA
- a CDS encoding pentapeptide repeat-containing protein translates to MPEQIADLSDLRGDCAECFGLCCVALPFAASADFALNKPAGKPCPNLRGDHRCGIHADLRTKGFTGCTVYDCFGAGQKVSQLTFGGQDWRTGSKEHARLMFDVFPVVRQLHELLWYLTEALGLPAARPVHPDLRRALEETGRLTRLSPGELAVLDVAAHRRQVNVLLLRTSDLVRAGVTGSKGGKKGKGGGKDRRGADLVGARLRGADLRGASLRGACLIAADLTGADLRGADMIGADLRDADLTDADLTGAFFLTQPQLNAARGSVGTRLPESVGRPVHWAAGH
- a CDS encoding cytochrome P450, with protein sequence MPETTHTAETGPPRGFRSAELGWPELDRIPHPQRRVPLLGDVLGVNRRTPIQDSMRFARELGPIFRRRAFGKEFVFVWGAPLAADLADESRFAKHVGLGVANLRPLAGDGLFTAYNHEPNWQLAHDVLAPGFSREAMEGYHGMMLAVAERLTGHWDREAAAGRTVDVPGDMTKLTLETIARTGFGHDFGSFERDRPHPFVSAMVGTLTYAQRLNSVPAPLAPLMLRAAARRNAADMAHLNRTVDDLVAARRRSGGGEGDLLDRMLETAHPQTGERLSAENVRKQVITFLVAGHETTSGALSFALYYLARHPEIAARARAEVDRVWGDTERPGYDRIAKLRYVRRVLDESLRLWPTAPAFAREALQDTLLVGDHPMRRGAWALVLTPMLHRDPEVWGEDAERFDPDRFDAGAVRARPPHTFKPFGTGARACIGRQFALHEATLVLGLLLRRYDLRPDPAYRLSVTERLTVMPQGLRLGLDQRPAAARGTARSTTTNQQTDDSATRHDPASVPRCPVHRPTD
- a CDS encoding TetR/AcrR family transcriptional regulator, which gives rise to MPANQGERARRRLSTAERREQLLSVGSRLFSESPYDEVWIEQVAEIAGVSRGLLYHYFPNKRDFFAAVVERESERMLRMTAAVPGVPVREQLGAGLDAYLGYVRAHAHGFRAFHRADAAGDQVVRRVYQRALAAQEKQILAALAADPEFGPVFETAPQVRLAVRGWLAFTTAVCLEWLRDGELTQEQVRDLCARALLGVIA
- a CDS encoding DUF2470 domain-containing protein gives rise to the protein MGDTQDWTAAPGAAQRARSVLAAAWSCAVTADGAREEYVGAHTVADDGTVRLAVPDDSALLTAVVCAPRQEPSAMMEFADVAPVPVRSRIRARLYLAGWFAADRGDLLFRPTRVVLRESCGAVVVGLDEFAEARPDPLATAEARLLTHLADAHPDAVERLTRLVRPESLHAVTRVLPLAVDRHGLTLRIERTRAHGDVRLPFHAPADDVAQLTERMHALLTQAAAAGCPRALQRQRADGDG